One Perca flavescens isolate YP-PL-M2 chromosome 5, PFLA_1.0, whole genome shotgun sequence genomic window, TTGTTTGTGTCCACTAGAGTGCCAACCTGTGAGGCACTCTTAAGACAACTGATGTTTAGTTTCATGTGTCGCCTGGACAAGTCAGAGAACCACATAATTGAAGCTTTAGTCAGCCCTGTGAAAAACTGTTATAGATACACTTCCAGGTTAAGACAGCATTGGTGCAATAGCCTGTATATCCTATAGGTTAATATGTAATTagtatgtatttttgtatctcttttttatattttttatactgtattatGTGTTATATGGACCTGGGTCTGCAATAAAGTTTTATATAAAGGGTAAAATTGTCCTTGCTGCAGGAGAATTACATTTGAAGTTGAAGCACTTCTTGAGTCTTGTTTGCTTGTAATACATTTCTGTGCATTGAACTCTTCTGGCAACAGCAGGAAAAAGAGCATAGTTCAAGCAGAGCTTGATTCACTGCTTCCTTCGTGCTCCACCATCAGTGGTTCATATCAGCTGCTTGGTGATGAGTAACATCCAGTCATATTCATTCAGACGTAGAGTGCTGCCATTATtatggtgtttggtgttttaagcccccaaagtCGTCATTTTTCATCCATCCAACAGGTgccctctgacttttcctcctTTCATCTGTCTGCCCCACCCATCTACACACCTGCTCCCACTTTCCTCATCAGCCCTGCAGTTCAACCCAGTTCCATTCATTTCTTGCCGGATTAGTGGTTATGCTGCTTTCTTGCcatgtgctttttttctttgggGCTTCTGTTACTCTGCCCCTTTACCTGGATCAGTACCTGCCTGCTTACCTGGACCTTCCTTCCTATCCACCAGTAAGCCTATAATCTTTCAATAAACTATTTCCAATATTAGAATTCAGAACGTGAATAACATAGTGCTGCTGACAAAgtgtatgcatttatttttaaaaggttgAACATTTAGAGAGAttcatgtgttttatatattcatatttccTAGAGAAactcagtgttgtgtttactaCTTGTTGCGCTGCATCAAGTGGCCGACGAATCTTTTGTAGgtttaaatttatttaaatttaaagctttagtgcgtaaccttttgatattaatgaacctCCGTtaaattcaagccattgccaaatggtGTGCGATCACTGCAGTGGATGCAGTCATGTGTTTCAGTTTAAAAGAAAGGTGGCAACTAGAGGTTacaaaaatatcactttatTTTAGAATAACTCTAACTCTAAACTCTAAAACAATAgtttcaacacacacaaataatctCAACATTTTGTACAAGTATACAAGAAAATGCAAACTGTAAACACTGAAATTTTAGAACATGATCATAAAAGATAAACACAGATTGTCAAACATTTAGTGAAGTATTTCATAAGCACATTAGTCTTATGcttaaaaaaacagaaggaTATCACTGTAAGGCTCTACCCTTTAGGCAAGTCAAGGCAAATCTTTCTATTTCTATAGTACATTTTACTCACAGGATAATAAAAGGGAAAGAgaagagaattttttttttcagcatcgtAAATAAGAAACATTGATTCCCCAATGATCTTACAGAGCTAGATTTTCTCAAACAGTTTATTTTCTACAGCACAGTGTGACCATTCCGAGACTCTTCAAGAGGAATGGAAGTGATTCGGATTCTGAGTCTGTAGCTCTCAGTTTAGAGTCGGGGCCCCCTTGTTCTTCAGCCATCTTTTCCCAGAGTCCTCTCCTCTTTATACCTGCAGACAGAAAGTGCAGAGATAAGCCAGTGCAATGTTGAAGCATTGAAATTAAACTCTTTGTGCAATGATTTTCACAGTATACTatggatgaaaatgaaaaggTGCACAAAGCCATTTAGCTGTACAGGCGTGCaatctttgtttttaaagctcagcaaaaaaaaaaaaacataatttacctGATTTTACTGAGCTCTTTTATGATCCAGATGTTTGATGTGACTTCTCACCCACGCTTTATCACGGGGGTGGGAGACGCACAGTATCCTTCCAACCTTTGTAATGAACCTGTAAAAGCAGATGAGAGACAAGAGAAGTGAGATCAGACTGCAGACTACAGAACTGGAAAATAAGTTTAGTTTTTCTTCATTAGGTTCACGGGTGTATCTTTGCCCagatatatgtaaatattttacAGCTTTTACTTACGCAGTAGCGCTGATTTCACATCCGTTTCCACCTTCCTGGATGGTGTAGCTTTGGAGGATTGTGAGCGGCAACGGCTTCTCAGCAACCTTCAGACAGCAGTCCACCACAATCTCAGCTGCAGGAAGATGGAGAAACAAATTCATCAGAGAGAGTAGATGAGTCAGAAAATGTACAACTAAAACATCCCATGCACCTGCACCGAAAGCATTCTGAAATATGAATGGTTCACTTCTAATGCAAATCTTACCTGATGCAAACCCAACACAGATGACGCCCAGCAAGAGGAGAAGTGCAACTCGAGAAGCCATGTCTCTGTTTCTTCGTAGCTCTTAGTTAAGGTTGGCTGCTTCGGTCTCTTCAGGAGTGTGAAGGCGCTGCTCTGAGGACAGGTGCATTTATACAGCTTTGTAGAGAAAGGGAAAGTGTGAACGGTGCTCATTTGACTGGAAATGGGGAAAAAGTTGGCACCAGACTCACACGTGCCTCGCCAATTACCTCTttactcctcctctctcttttgtgCCAAAATGTTACTGCTTGATCTTTCAATGCTTCCCAGAGGGGGATCTTTATCATGGCAAACGTGTTTCATGAGAAATACCTTCCACACTTCATACAATCCATAGATGCATTGCAATGAGATCAATCCATTTATTAGCACAAGCATAAATCAGCTCAGCAAatactgtaattttttttatgttgtgctATGCATTAGCTACCACTATTTTGTGCCAGCATTCCAAATCTTTACACCTCACTATTTTAAAATTCAGTGAATTGCTTGATTGGATTCTGTGTTTCCCGCAAACATTTCCACTTGTCAGTAAAAATGAATCTTACAGTTGCAGTGACATGTATATAATacacaacacagtctcacggcagttcgtgaaatggttgtgtaatttaatctatttgaTTCGTGTACACAAACCTGTTTATCTCAGGGGTTTTTTCATGATGGtcagaacgttttttttttccgtgatggtcagcatgtttttttataatACCAACAATTGCATAGCTGCATACAGCGGgatgggttgggtttaggaaaagaagaatgggatggttgggtttagtaaaagaagaaagcaacggttgggtttagcaaacgtgacacgcgggacacgatccccggtctcttgggtgaaagtcctgtgttgtttgacccatccaccatcccAACCATCCTCCCTATGTGGATTTTCGGGCTTTtatactactcactaccgtagtcgctcttaatgctacgtcatcttctcattgagaattgtgctgtgatcacgaaagatgcttcccattgaaatacattagtttaaaaaacgtgttGACCATCATGAAAAAATGAGAAACGTGTTTGTGTACGCAAATCAAGTAGATTAAATTaggtgaccatttcacgaactgccgcaAGACATGGCACAATTAGTATGTAGTATGGAACTGGGACACAGCCCTTGATAAAGTTAGAACTTAGCGGCAGTTGATAAGTATGTCTCAAATGTTAAAGTTAGCTTGTGAATGCTGCATGAGAGTTACTAGAAGTTATTTTAAAGTTGAAGCACCTAATGAGCCAAAGTGTGTAATGAGCCGTTTGTGAGTTTAAGTGAAATCATTGAGAGCAAATGAAGTCTCATGAAGTCTCAGTTGAACAGTAAGAgatacaaataataaaagtgTGGGAAAAAGAAGTGGTAGCCCTGGTGATAATCTGCACTTTAGGCTAAGTGTCTGCTGCTGTAAGCTGCTATAAAGAGCTGAAAGCTGTTGAACTGTCAGTCGTAGGTTTGAAAAGTACATCTGTGGCTGCTCATCATTTCTGTTATTTGAAAATAAAGGCAAATGTTCATTCAGTATATAAATATTAAAGCTTTAgggcataactttttgatattgatGAACAATATGATCCagtacattcaagccattgccaaatgagttgctacaaagctaattaagactatcagcaacaacaactctctctgtatttcacagtatggctgtgtttagaagattgtgtcgtccggtgactttcccgcgcagaagctcgagtgaagataatgacctcttctgaagagtccatcatgtttttttaacccttgtgttgtcttcccgtcaaccttgttTTTAACgcctttgtttttgcttttttcaacgtttaaattgtaaaaaaaattttctacacattttcagcgcttatttctacgtcccatattttctgatataaaacaaaaattgaaaacgggtcaatgtgacccgaagtcaacacacaactctgtgtcctccttggctactagtaactgtgtggaggaggggtggggggctgtgcacgatcacagaaggcttacAGTATATCAGTGATCAtctcagcaacagatcgcatgtagagcattctgacagctactctgtcataataaaaacaaccggagactgtgtaggagctgatatatgggtctgataacattttattaaatcggaattggaccacagtgtttctgtcacttaccgttcagcctgaaggctgctggaaacgactagaaactgtctgacttgacaGCGGATTTTTGTCAGCGCCCCCGGCTACTCCCtccctgctctcgtccactttacaggcaaggcgagttcatctcgaacgagcctattgacTTGTTTTGTCAATACTCGGGTGGCTTTTGAAGAGAACGATATACAGTAACTGCTTCATTTCTCCGTCATAAAGAGCTGTTTGACAGTAAGGTAAGGTGGTGAAAATAGTGTAAACATAAGGTACattagctctgtgtgtgtatttttttaggtggctaaaataGGTTTAGCTGCTGCCTCCTGTCCACAGCAGAACATTGATTTGCTTCTGTGTAGTAACTTCTCCAAACTGCCATCTACTGAAGGTactacactgactatggagagGTACTTCATACAACCAAACTATGCCTTTGGCGTGGGAAGTGTTTGGTTGTGTCaatgatatttgatattgttcttctttctttgtttggTTTGGGGATTTTTCATGGAATGTGGATGGGCGACACCACTTAGGTTTGTCGGAAGGATGCATGTCTTTGAGTTTATGCAGGTGTGTGCACGCATCCAAGTACTAGATTACAATCTCCGAGTGTGGGAGTTGTTAAGCAACAGGGGATTAACTTCTCCCGCCAGGGGTTTTGCCAAAGTGATGCAACCGTAAACAACGCTGTGAGGGACCGTGCATGTGAGGATGAACTCGTTGCACAGGAAGTTATATCGAACTATTCCTTTGGCGAACAAAGTGGTGATCCTTTACCACTAATAATAGTCATTTTGTCAtgctgattaaaataaaaaacactttaattCCTTTGAATTCTCAAGACTGTAATGCTGACAGTATATACCAGTATGGGTTTAAGTATCTATTCTGTTCAGGAGGAAGCCACagtcaaaagaaaagaagaaatggCAATACAGAGGAATTACTCACAAACAAGTCGGTTTCATGGCTTCTTTCACGCATGACTTAAACAATAGTTGTTTCATAATTGAGgagcccccccaccaccaccaccaccactgggGGTTTCTATTGTAAAAACTGCTGAGAGATTAACTTGCACATCCTGAAAAATAACAATCAAGCTATAATTACAAAAATGCTCTGACTTGAAGAAGCACTTCTGGCTGTATATTGGCATGAAATGTTGGCACCATCACTACCCACCTCCATAGACATTTAGAGatattacattacaacactgaatTATTACCAGATATGAAGAACATCTTTGAAACATTACTTCTAAAATACGTGTTTGCATGACAGCATTAAGTGGTTATTTAAACATCCATTTATATTTCTGTCATCTAGATTTAAATAAAGACATAGCTGCAGGGTCTGAGGCCTGCCATTAATCCAGCAGTCAGATGCTGCCCTGAACAGACAGTTATGTCAACAAACCACATGATGTTGTGTAATTGTAGATGGAGTGTAGCGATGTGAAACTGGATGTTTCAGAGCGAAACTAACGCTTGGGTCGGAGCTTTATTTTGATGTGCAAAAAGTTCCTTTTCACTGGTAACCTGCACTTCTGAGATCACCCCTTAATTACAACTCTAGCAGCACCACAGCATTCTTGATCCTGGATTTTAGTTTGACATGGAGGCGGTGCTGTTTGTCTGCCCAGTCAATGGCAAAATTCTTTCCAACTGAACACACTTACTGTGCACTAAAGAATTTCTCCCAAGAACAGGAGAATCCTGTGTTCATTCACCCCATGCACATTAGCCACATTGAAAATAAGGGGACATTTTAACATATTCAAGAACAGTGGCCTCTGTCTAAACACAAGCATGTATTCACACTATTCTTCTTTATGGCCTTACCCATGAATTCATTTAATACTGACACCCTGAGAACAACCACCCCCGCTGCTGGCACAGTCACACCATGAATAAAATTCTCACACTAAGGGAAAGGCAGGAATGGGGAGCGTAATCAAGTCTGACGTGATTTTCAGGAAACGAGAACAGCATTCATACCAGGGGTAAGAttcacttttaatttttttaaagataatttttttgggggcattttcggcctttatttttgacaggacatctgaagacatgaaaagggagagagagggggcatGACCTGcggcaaagggccgcaggtcgaaCCCGCGCCCGCTGCATTGAGGAGCAAACCTCCACacatgggcgcacgctctaccgaCCGAGCTAACCGGGCGCCCAGGTAAGATTCACTTTTAATGGCTATGAAATAGATTCGGAAAAAAAAAGGGACGCAGGCAAGAATAAATTCATGCGGTGTCGACGAgggaacaaaaatatataaataaaataaatacccGCCCAACCATTTCATAAGAAATCAAAACTTAGCTGAGAGGATTTCAATCAGTCCTGTCGCAGGGCTGATATGGAAGCCAATAAGGgtaattcatatttttaacTTGTGAAATGTTGTTCACAAATAGTTTCACAGCTTTCAGTTGTATGTCaccttttgtgtgcatgtgaaaaATACATTGCTTgcacatattttaaatgtgaaaaCAGATTAAAATGTGCAgtccacacccccaccctccaccttgcccccccctctctcctcctcaatagcatttaaagctacagacacagaaatggcacatactaaggaaagctcattgtgggactgtaattctgcaccaaggctgaatttcgggaaagcgacttcagatacagtattagggtaccactaaggtctatataaaagcatccaaaaaagcagcatgtcatgggacctttaagttttaCAAAGtctaagagacagacagacacaatttTCTGTCTTTGATGCAATATTAAAGTTAAAAGCTGCAAGTTACGAGCATTAAATTGGACCGTTTTTATGCCAGAGCTGACTAGCTAATCAGCACGTTGCCCAGTGACCATCCAATCAGAGGGGGTCAAACACTGCGGTCAAGTGAGCTGTCGGTTGCAATAACCTGGTCAAGCCAGCCGCCACTAGGATTCCGATGCTTATTTCATAAGATTTTATGTACGATAGCTAATGACGAGACACAAATGATTTTCATATCCTGTTTGAATTTTTCCATGAATTACACGTtagtcaatttaaaagataattttgcaagtcaagaaagtcAGTTTGTCATAATACTGTTAAAATATAAGACTGTAGAAATACATAATTAGAAAGGCTACACACCCAAAGACTGCGTGACATCATAACTTCTTTATTTTAGACTCTCGACATACATATTATCAAAAAAAGACCATCAGAATCAATCAATGCAGCattgagaaaacaaaacaaaaagcagtgCCAGTTAGCAGCACAATGAttttgggtttagtaacaggaTAGACTGaccgaggaccgaggagtcgaggagtTATCAAATAAGCGACATGAGAAGCACCTAAGGAGTCAGCGGAGATGCTTTTTACAAGTGAGCATGCTTGTGTTTTTAGTTGGTTAAAAAAAGAGTATGCAACTACGGAGCCCCAGACATAACCTCCAAAAAGAATTGTGGCCATGAAATGCTAATTTGTGCCCACTAAAAACTACTTTATGTGCTACATtaagatattgcattaaagagtctgactgctgctggaatgaaggaTCTGCGGTAGCGCTCCTTCTTGCTACAGATTAACATTTAAAAtcctggggcctcatttatcaacactgcattaaaaatgttctaAATTCTGTCTTATGAATGTTAGTATGTGcttatgtacaaaaaaaatctatttattaAACGTGCGCAAGCCAACTGTACGCACTTCAGTAAGTAATAAATCAACcaaaaaatattgtttggttGACTCAGTGCAGGAGGaattacaaacaaaagaaaaaatgctgCATGGGAGATGCTCACAAATACCACATCACAAATCCAGCAGTACATTTTTGGGGAAGCAGTACTTACTTAGAAGCCACTCTGTGCACTCCCCAAGCAGATCAGCGCAATCTTTGAGCACACTGTTTGCCAAGTCTTCCCATAAGCCATTGTACTATATTTCAAACATTTGTCACAGCACTGTCTATTATAGGATTTGACACCAATTGGGCAACTTGTCTGTTTAAAATTAGACAAATGATTAATTGAGTGTTTTctaataaaaggaaacacaggACATATGTTGATGTTGATTACGTAATGCATACTGTGACACTCTTAAATGCTTTTTATTTGTAGTATCGCTATTCTACCACTAGATTCTGTTCGGAAGCATGGCCAGAGCTGTGCTTTAGTGATAGACCGATTTTAGCGGCTGGCCGATATATCGGGCCGATATTTGCGGTTTTACGTGTATCGGCATTGGCCGATACGCGGCTGCTGCGTTCGCCgatagtttttttccccagcattatttacagacaggcgtccacaggcagctctgtgttgctggagacgcTGTACCCATCCATATGAcgcacattgcacacataatttgggtcatatgaatgtaagatgattgcagaagtgacactgtgtttttgttatgtgtttttgttatgtgtttttaaagaaatggcagagtccgtaaaacaaatccagtgtggcaggctttacatttttatgatgtaaattgagggagcaaaagcagtatcggctcaagaaaatcggcaGCCGTATCGGTCACCGGCTAAGGCTGATGAATAAATATCGGCATCGGCActaaaaaaatccatatcggtcgatccctactgtgcttatatttacacacattcCTAAGTGTAAGTACAAGTTGGTAAATTCCACACTTTGCGCGGCAATGTTCTTACGCATTACATACGCACACATCTGTGCGTACGCacggttgataaatgaggccccaTGAATTCCTGTTAGACACCGTCGCTGACTATCCCTGTAACAATTTAACCACAATTAAGCACCATATACTAGGTTCCAACCTAGGAATGTCATTTGACAAAATCTTTCTCCACAAGTGCCTGCAATTATGTGACACCTCAGTCGTGTGAGTTCAAATAGAaaactttgtgtgtctgtatgtcctCTTACGTGCCTTTGCAATAGTGCGGGCTCTCACCGGTGTGGGTTCTTCTAATGTgcacattcaatttatcgctaCGTCTGAAATTTTCCCCACACATTTTACAAGAATAcggcttctcacctgtgtggatTCTAATGTGTTTTGTCAAGACACTATTACATGTGAAACCTTTCCCAAATGTCATACAAATATGCGGCTTCTCGCCTGTGTGGGTTGTTGTATGATACTTCAGCGATGACGGACGATTGAAATCCTTCCCACATATTTTGCAAGTATAAGGCCTCTCACCCGTGTGGATTCTCGTATGCCGTATCAATGCTGAATTGTCACTGAATCGTTTCCCGCAGGTCTTGCAAAGGTAcggcttctcacctgtgtgggtTCTCGTGTGGACTTTCAAGTCACCGTTACATTTGAAACTTTTCCCACACGTTCTACAGGTATAcggcttctcacctgtgtggattctcatgtggaCGTTCAAGACACCATTCAGTTTGAAACTTTTCCCAcatgttttgcaagtaaacgGCCTCTCGTCCGTGTGGATTCTCATATGCCTAATCAATACGGAATTGTCACAGAATATTTTCCCGCAGGTATTGCAAAGGTACAGCTTCTCCCCTGTGTGGGTTCTGGTGTGGACTTTAAAGTCACTATTATATTTGAAACATTTCCCACAGGTTTTACAAATATAcggcttctcacctgtgtggatACTCTTGTGGAGTTTCAAGTGACCAACATTTCTGAAAGCTCTCCTGCATATATTGCAAGTATACGACTTCTcgcctgtgtggattctcatgtggaCTTTCAATGCTGAAGTGGCTCTGAATCTTTTCCCGCAGGTCTTGCAAAGGTAcggcttctcacctgtgtgggtTCTCATGTGGACATTCAATTCATAGCGAGTTCCGAAATCTTTCCCACATGTTTTGCAAGTATAaggcttctcacctgtgtgggtTCTCATGTGTCTCTGCAATCGTGAATGATACTTAAACTCTTTTCCACATACATCACATTTAGAAGGTGTTTTACCCGTGTGAGTATTACGGTGACTCTCTGACAAGTTAGGGTTGTTCACATTGTTACTGTGACCTCTGCTTCTGTGATGTCTCTTGTTTGGTTCTGGCTCTGTATGTCTAGTTGATCCTgagtcttctcctcctctctgatcTTGGCTCTCAGCTTCATTATAGTTGTGAGCGAGGAGCTGGTGGTCACTGTTTGCTTCTGATACCACAGAGCTTTTAACCCAAATGTAGTTTAGAGGATTTTCCTCCACTGCAATCGGAGTCTCGTCGATACTGAAGTTCAGAGTCTGACCTTCACTGTGGTCACGTTCCTCATAAGTAGGAGTCAACGTAAAGGCATCGGTCTCCTGCTTCAGTacaagctgctctccctcctgactgaggcacagttcctcctgttcctctttaatctgtgggggctctggctcctctTGGTCCAGACTGGAGTTCCTCTCCTGAATacagagctgctgctggtcagcgagaacctcctcctccttacaGACACGTGGCTGTGGGAGCTCTGGAGGGACAGAGAACAAAAGGAATAGGATACTACTGTGCTGACAGAAAAACGGCAGCAGAAAAATAACAACACATATAGTATGTCTTTAAACCAGGGGTTTTCatcgttttttaaaccaaggaccccttaactgaaagagagacgcaGCAGGGACGCCCTACTGCATATATTCtctaaaatgaagttgcatattaaactgggcctacaataacccgttgggtggcctaaagcctttatatagaatataatagcatagaatactaagctattcaaatagcctaataattgttggcatgattttataaatcatgttttaatgttaaacatacatgtggcacagtgaatccttaggattaactgtatctgtgagtggctaccttacctataggccagttagcagtgttgatttctttttgcttataatatgttggattcatgttaagacttaaATTTTAGAAAAAACTTTcagaaattaacaataatttggaccCCTTTGAGGTGGGGTCAGTCAGGGTCAGTCCAGGGTTGGATACAGCACAGTGAGGTGATATTTCCCCCGTTGCCTGGCCAGGGATGATATTGCTTGTGATGTGAATGAGGTGATGTGGCCAGACCCAACAGAAGGTGGGATCCATAAACCATCCACCACATgatttacaaaacatttttttgattTCCATTGCACTGTAATTGTACTgcaattattttaattgtatattgtttgtttacagtaacaTATTGTATTGATAATGTGCaatgtgtgtaattttttttttttgttctgatgCATTTCTATTGTGCATTCAATGAAATGTAATTAGATGTTCT contains:
- the LOC114556380 gene encoding C-C motif chemokine 19 — encoded protein: MASRVALLLLLGVICVGFASAEIVVDCCLKVAEKPLPLTILQSYTIQEGGNGCEISATAFITKVGRILCVSHPRDKAWVRSHIKHLDHKRAQ